Proteins encoded within one genomic window of Paramisgurnus dabryanus chromosome 13, PD_genome_1.1, whole genome shotgun sequence:
- the LOC135743178 gene encoding uncharacterized protein: MGVLQHVQLLNILLLAVLELKAETQTPCKHINAGSINSAQGDNVSISCHTTTLHSNTFSVKLRRTNPDEVVLQYPNAASQLHRWSVRTDAGHVILDLQNITLLDSGRYECEVHMGLECTTTKLSLRVKECKVLDPIWTTENSTVTLNCPEHLNVVWEVIHGDQSTGVTRYRCKHSDSRNGARKPLCERVRMKNESLIIRDVVNTDALWFRCRVNKMHCYDVRLYITDHETSDSTTARETFSTAVQVTVLTNVSVSTVSVTDHSEGDWSLTAAVSVVSLCVIITLIMFGILYLKKQTSETSSKSELSQISYLLQDSVYFSQISDGLQFPLNHFLKKNPEAMSFFGAEQTEVTYVQQPVTKCSSS, translated from the exons ATGGGGGTTTTACAGCATGTACAACTTCTAAATATACTTTTATTAGCTGTTTTGGAACTTAAAG CTGAGACACAGACACCCTGCAAACACATTAATGCTGGCAGCATCAACTCTGCACAGGGTGACAATGTATCTATTTCTTGCCATACCACAACCCTTCACTCAAATACCTTTAGTGTAAAACTACGCAGAACCAACCCAGATGAAGTCGTCCTACAGTATCCAAATGCAGCATCACAGCTTCACAGATGGTCTGTAAGAACTGATGCTGGACATGTTATACTTGATCTTCAAAATATCACTTTACTCGATTCTGGCCGATACGAATGTGAGGTGCACATGGGTTTAGAGTGTACCACAACTAAACTGTCACTGAGGGTCAAAG AGTGTAAAGTCCTGGACCCAATTTGGACAACTGAAAACTCTACAGTTACGCTAAACTGCCCTGAACATCTAAACGTTGTGTGGGAAGTCATTCATGGTGACCAATCAACAGGTGTAACCCGGTATCGATGCAAGCACTCAGATAGCAGAAATGGTGCACGGAAGCCTCTGTGTGAGAGAGTGAGAATGAAGAACGAATCTCTCATCATACGTGATGTGGTAAACACTGATGCACTATGGTTTCGGTGCAGAGTGAATAAAATGCACTGCTATGACGTAAGGCTCTACATTACAG atCACGAGACATCTGATTCAACAACAGCACGGGAAACATTTTCAACAGCAGTGCAAGTCACAG TTCTCACAAATGTATCAGTCTCCACTGTTAGTGTTACTGACCATAGTGAAGGTGACTGGAGCTTGACCGCAGCAGTCTCTGTAGTATCTCTGTGTGTCATCATAACCTTGATCATGTTTGGGATTCTGtatctgaaaaaacaaacaagcgAAACAAGCAGCAAAT CTGAATTAAGCCAGATCTCCTATCTTCTTCAGGATTCTGTATATTTCTCTCAGATTTCAGATG GGCTCCAATtcccactgaatcattttttgaaaaaaaatccagaagCAATGAGTTTCT TTGGTGCTGAACAAACAGAAGTTACATACGTCCAACAGCCTGTAACAAAATGTAGTTCTTCTTAA